In one window of Pseudodesulfovibrio sediminis DNA:
- a CDS encoding UDP-glucuronic acid decarboxylase family protein, which produces MKKKRVLITGGSGFLGSHLCERLLSMGREVICVDNFFTGSKRNILHLLDDPYFEVIRHDVTFPLYIEVDEIYNLACPASPIHYQHDPVQTTKTSVHGAINMLGLAKRVKAKIFQASTSEVYGDPEVHPQPESYWGNVNPNGLRACYDEGKRCAETLFFDYNRQHGLNIKVGRIFNTYGPRMAMDDGRVVSNFVVQALKGEDITIYGTGEQTRSFCYVDDLVDGIVRFMEDTPDDFIGPMNLGNPGEFTIRELAETVIEQVGSTSKIAYKPLPSDDPLQRKPDITLAKRTIGWEPQIDIVTGLASTIDFFKGYLKA; this is translated from the coding sequence ATGAAGAAAAAACGTGTACTCATCACCGGCGGTTCCGGCTTCCTGGGTTCGCACCTGTGCGAACGGCTCCTCTCCATGGGGCGGGAGGTCATCTGCGTGGACAACTTTTTCACAGGCAGCAAAAGGAATATCCTGCACCTGTTGGATGACCCCTACTTTGAAGTCATCCGCCACGATGTCACGTTCCCTTTATATATAGAAGTAGACGAAATCTACAACCTCGCCTGTCCCGCATCCCCCATTCATTACCAGCACGACCCGGTACAGACCACCAAAACCAGCGTACACGGCGCCATCAACATGCTCGGTCTGGCCAAGCGCGTGAAAGCCAAGATTTTCCAGGCCTCCACATCCGAGGTGTACGGAGACCCAGAGGTCCATCCGCAACCGGAAAGCTACTGGGGCAACGTCAACCCCAACGGCCTCAGAGCCTGTTATGATGAAGGCAAGCGATGTGCCGAAACCCTTTTCTTTGATTACAATCGTCAGCACGGCCTGAATATCAAGGTCGGACGCATCTTCAATACCTATGGGCCACGCATGGCCATGGACGATGGACGTGTGGTCTCGAATTTTGTTGTTCAGGCATTGAAGGGTGAAGACATCACCATCTACGGCACGGGAGAGCAAACGCGCAGTTTCTGCTATGTGGACGATCTGGTTGACGGCATCGTCCGCTTCATGGAAGACACTCCCGACGATTTTATCGGGCCGATGAACCTGGGCAACCCCGGCGAATTCACCATTCGGGAACTGGCCGAGACCGTCATCGAGCAGGTGGGCTCAACATCGAAAATAGCCTACAAGCCACTGCCCTCCGATGACCCACTGCAACGCAAACCGGATATCACCCTCGCCAAACGCACCATCGGCTGGGAACCACAAATCGACATCGTGACCGGGCTTGCCTCCACCATTGATTTTTTCAAGGGGTACCTCAAAGCATAA
- a CDS encoding glycosyltransferase family 4 protein, whose protein sequence is MAKSIKKARLAVTMPRLSRYGGAESFAWRLCEVLAARGHEVDFICARCETEPPEGVRPVVLGRFGAFRWVKILWFAYAADQACKKGNYDLVFGMGKTVNQDVLRIGGGPITKFWELSKRAWPAGFARSFKMFRRRCSPGNWVIHILDRMRLKRTPRIVAVSHLVREWLVEAHPHLNKDDIDVVYNRPDLTRFSPIGEQERIRLRATAKVDEHEIVIGTAATNFALKGIRHLVDMLALLPDNYVLGVAGGRNPDKYLRQARELGVEKRVRFLGRVDDMADFYRAVDIFVLATFYDACSNAALEALACGCKVLSSSLNGSAYFLPSKWVFPDPADVPAMAALVQRVAEEDKPEPFEWPADIVAGLEPYIAMIEEAVSK, encoded by the coding sequence ATGGCAAAAAGTATAAAAAAAGCACGTTTGGCAGTGACCATGCCGAGGCTGAGCCGCTACGGCGGGGCCGAGTCGTTTGCCTGGCGTCTCTGCGAAGTATTGGCGGCACGCGGTCATGAAGTGGATTTCATCTGCGCCCGTTGCGAAACCGAACCGCCCGAAGGGGTGCGTCCGGTTGTCCTTGGACGTTTCGGCGCCTTTCGCTGGGTCAAGATTCTCTGGTTTGCCTATGCTGCCGATCAGGCCTGCAAGAAGGGGAACTATGATCTGGTTTTCGGTATGGGCAAGACCGTCAACCAGGATGTCCTGCGTATCGGCGGTGGGCCAATCACCAAGTTCTGGGAATTGTCCAAGCGCGCCTGGCCTGCGGGGTTTGCCCGTTCCTTCAAGATGTTTCGCCGTCGCTGTTCACCGGGCAACTGGGTTATCCATATCCTTGACCGAATGCGCCTGAAGCGGACGCCGCGTATCGTGGCAGTGTCCCATCTTGTCAGAGAGTGGCTGGTGGAGGCGCACCCGCATCTGAACAAGGACGATATTGATGTTGTATATAATCGTCCTGATCTGACACGTTTTTCGCCCATTGGCGAACAGGAGCGTATTCGGTTGCGGGCAACTGCCAAAGTGGATGAGCATGAAATCGTCATTGGTACGGCGGCCACCAATTTCGCCTTGAAGGGCATACGTCATCTCGTGGATATGCTGGCTCTCTTGCCGGACAACTACGTGTTGGGCGTTGCCGGGGGGCGGAACCCGGACAAGTATCTGCGTCAGGCACGCGAGTTGGGTGTGGAGAAGCGGGTGCGCTTTCTTGGCAGGGTGGATGACATGGCTGATTTCTACCGTGCCGTGGACATCTTCGTGCTCGCGACATTCTATGATGCTTGCTCCAACGCTGCTCTTGAAGCCTTGGCCTGCGGGTGCAAGGTGCTTTCCAGTTCATTGAACGGGAGTGCCTATTTCCTGCCGTCCAAATGGGTGTTTCCTGATCCTGCCGATGTCCCGGCCATGGCAGCCTTGGTGCAGCGTGTGGCCGAGGAAGACAAGCCGGAACCGTTCGAGTGGCCTGCCGATATTGTGGCCGGTCTTGAGCCGTATATCGCGATGATCGAGGAAGCCGTCTCCAAGTAG
- a CDS encoding phosphatase PAP2 family protein, translating into MFFATPALDLQLFLLINQQWRLGIFDTIMPILSSMGVLALCMGALFCLAIWKGGKRQIIFFLILLTGMALSDFTTKTMKAQVYRVRPLNTLAGTHYVENGAWQTRPTTFVRTKERGTSYPSAHASTTMCLAVLAILLWPMLKLWPLILPMLVGYSRVYLGKHYPTDVLAGWLCGLVVAGVVWLVWKEIERRYLPPKRT; encoded by the coding sequence ATGTTTTTCGCAACTCCGGCCCTTGATCTCCAACTTTTCCTGCTCATCAATCAGCAGTGGAGGCTGGGCATCTTCGACACCATCATGCCTATCCTGTCATCCATGGGCGTGCTGGCTCTCTGTATGGGAGCGCTCTTTTGTCTTGCCATCTGGAAAGGCGGCAAGCGCCAGATCATCTTCTTCCTGATTCTTCTGACAGGCATGGCTCTCTCCGACTTCACCACCAAAACAATGAAGGCCCAGGTCTATCGGGTCAGGCCCCTCAATACTCTGGCGGGCACCCACTACGTTGAAAACGGTGCATGGCAGACCAGGCCGACCACCTTTGTCAGGACCAAGGAACGCGGCACATCATATCCTTCGGCTCACGCTTCCACAACCATGTGCCTCGCCGTACTGGCCATACTGCTCTGGCCCATGCTGAAACTCTGGCCGCTGATCCTGCCGATGCTGGTGGGATATTCGCGGGTCTACCTCGGCAAACATTATCCGACCGACGTACTTGCCGGTTGGCTCTGCGGCCTTGTGGTCGCCGGTGTTGTCTGGCTTGTATGGAAAGAAATTGAACGACGGTACCTGCCGCCGAAACGAACTTAA
- a CDS encoding TVP38/TMEM64 family protein gives MTKERNETNIKSLKSLAKGLVMLIGLGAIVYLTRAVGLGSMLADTKWFNDQVLGTGPLSVVIFLAVSAVFTAIGLPRQLVGFLGGFAFGVVSGTVLSTVGSGLGCALAALYARMGGRELVQRKLGSKVEKVNRFLQHEPFNTSLAIRLFPLGSNLITNLAAGVSSIPLSSFILGSTLGYVPQNFIFALFGAGMNRESTMGVALSVGMSIMLFVLSGWMGLRIYGRYKKELKAAENPVD, from the coding sequence ATGACCAAAGAACGTAACGAGACCAACATAAAGTCCTTGAAGTCCCTGGCAAAGGGGTTGGTCATGCTGATCGGGTTGGGCGCGATCGTCTATCTGACCCGGGCCGTTGGCCTGGGGTCCATGCTGGCCGATACCAAGTGGTTTAATGATCAAGTGCTTGGAACCGGTCCGTTGTCGGTGGTCATTTTTCTGGCTGTCAGTGCTGTTTTCACCGCCATAGGGCTGCCGCGTCAGCTCGTGGGCTTTCTCGGAGGGTTCGCCTTCGGAGTCGTCAGCGGAACAGTGCTGTCCACGGTCGGTTCCGGCTTGGGATGTGCTCTGGCAGCCCTGTATGCCCGTATGGGTGGACGTGAGCTGGTGCAGCGCAAGCTTGGTAGCAAGGTGGAGAAGGTCAATCGCTTTCTGCAGCATGAGCCGTTCAATACGTCTCTCGCCATCCGGCTTTTTCCCCTTGGCAGCAATTTGATCACCAACCTTGCAGCCGGGGTTAGTTCCATTCCGCTGAGTTCGTTTATTCTCGGTTCCACCTTGGGCTATGTTCCGCAGAACTTCATCTTCGCCCTTTTTGGTGCGGGCATGAATAGAGAGTCCACCATGGGCGTTGCCCTGTCTGTGGGCATGTCCATTATGCTCTTTGTCCTTTCGGGGTGGATGGGGCTGCGAATTTATGGCCGATACAAGAAGGAACTCAAGGCCGCAGAGAATCCGGTCGATTAA
- a CDS encoding lipid A biosynthesis domain-containing protein — MTLPAYWWLLALVIVVQGAFFVQFFILRMRRKGVQPVARPAQVVLAVSCLAGLAYAVVQRDPVLFVGQVCLMILYFLLQRKSNDQRT, encoded by the coding sequence ATGACACTGCCTGCCTATTGGTGGCTTCTGGCCCTCGTGATTGTTGTTCAGGGGGCTTTTTTCGTTCAATTCTTCATTTTACGAATGAGACGGAAAGGAGTACAACCCGTTGCGCGCCCGGCACAGGTCGTGTTGGCGGTGTCTTGTCTGGCCGGTCTGGCGTATGCCGTGGTGCAACGTGATCCGGTGTTGTTTGTCGGGCAGGTATGCTTGATGATTCTCTACTTCCTCTTACAACGAAAAAGCAATGACCAAAGAACGTAA
- a CDS encoding glycosyltransferase family 2 protein → MSNTDKFTVVLPVFNEQDNLEALFNEIRAAADSTGRPWEAVFVDDCSTDKSLDIIRALAGEYDEVRYVAFAENRGQSAAFCAGFDAAQSDIVVTMDADLQNDPADIPDMLAVFGDECEMVIGWRSKRKDTFIKRISSRIANKIRDSLMDDGVHDTGCSLKVMRTDLLLKLPRFKNMHRYFPILMKTHGARIKEVKVNHRERGAGVSKYGTLDRAMAGIYDLIGVGWLIKRHIGYSVKEQK, encoded by the coding sequence ATGAGCAATACAGATAAATTCACAGTGGTGCTGCCGGTTTTTAATGAGCAGGACAACCTCGAAGCCCTCTTCAATGAGATCAGGGCCGCAGCGGATTCCACGGGCCGACCGTGGGAAGCCGTGTTCGTGGATGATTGCAGTACCGATAAGAGTCTTGATATTATACGCGCACTGGCCGGGGAATATGACGAAGTCCGTTATGTGGCCTTTGCAGAGAACCGTGGACAGTCCGCAGCCTTTTGCGCCGGGTTCGACGCGGCTCAGTCCGACATCGTGGTGACCATGGATGCGGACCTGCAGAACGACCCTGCCGACATTCCTGATATGCTGGCCGTCTTCGGCGATGAGTGCGAGATGGTGATAGGGTGGCGTTCAAAGCGCAAGGACACTTTCATAAAGCGTATTTCCTCCAGGATCGCCAACAAAATTCGCGACAGCCTCATGGACGACGGCGTCCACGATACCGGGTGCTCTCTGAAGGTGATGCGTACGGATCTGCTGCTCAAGCTGCCACGGTTCAAAAACATGCATCGCTACTTCCCCATTCTCATGAAAACCCATGGGGCGCGGATCAAGGAAGTGAAGGTCAATCACCGTGAGCGCGGAGCTGGTGTGTCCAAGTACGGTACTTTGGACAGGGCCATGGCAGGCATTTATGATCTTATCGGGGTAGGGTGGCTCATAAAGCGGCACATCGGTTACTCCGTCAAGGAACAGAAGTAG
- a CDS encoding helix-turn-helix transcriptional regulator, translated as MDTNTPSQNHEYLEFSSESGASGSKAFQTYTLREGLALTLAKPTVHTPLKANFDIDEAPIQFGFTYSGKNRCTYSNGRLRNQTHEMQAGSNGIFYLPKTCGTLERACDNKPCAIGILVSPEFLRNHFTESMDQFPKDFQKTLEGSSKNPLTWFGACTPVKHSLLAQIINCPYTGGIRRLFLEGRALELLALQLHDYMEFDTRKNPRLPVLSPADVERIHCARDILVSDLENPPSIQALAVQVGINEKKLKTGFRQVYNTSVFGYFREHRMQKAHELLRQGNLNVTEAAFSVGYQSLSHFSQAFKERFGILPKEFLTSQRILITP; from the coding sequence ATGGACACCAACACCCCATCCCAAAATCACGAGTATCTTGAATTTTCATCGGAGAGTGGCGCCTCAGGGTCAAAGGCCTTCCAAACATACACGCTCCGCGAGGGGTTGGCGCTGACTCTCGCCAAACCCACGGTGCACACCCCGCTCAAGGCGAACTTTGACATTGACGAAGCGCCCATTCAATTCGGGTTCACCTATTCCGGGAAAAACAGATGCACATACTCCAACGGAAGATTGCGTAACCAGACCCATGAAATGCAAGCCGGATCCAACGGCATCTTCTATCTGCCCAAGACATGCGGTACTCTGGAACGTGCGTGCGACAATAAGCCCTGCGCCATTGGCATCCTTGTTTCACCTGAATTTCTGCGCAATCACTTTACGGAAAGCATGGACCAGTTTCCCAAGGATTTTCAGAAAACCCTGGAAGGCAGCAGCAAAAATCCTCTGACCTGGTTCGGCGCCTGCACGCCGGTCAAGCACAGCTTGCTGGCCCAGATCATTAACTGCCCATATACCGGAGGCATTCGCAGGCTCTTTCTGGAAGGCCGTGCACTGGAGCTGCTGGCCCTCCAGCTCCACGACTACATGGAATTTGACACCCGCAAGAATCCCCGACTCCCAGTTTTGAGCCCTGCGGACGTGGAACGCATCCACTGCGCCCGAGACATTCTGGTCTCGGACCTGGAAAACCCGCCGAGTATACAGGCGCTGGCAGTGCAGGTGGGGATAAATGAAAAGAAACTCAAGACTGGATTTCGCCAAGTCTACAACACGTCGGTTTTTGGGTACTTCCGCGAACATCGGATGCAGAAGGCGCACGAACTTCTGCGACAGGGCAACCTCAATGTGACGGAAGCAGCTTTTTCCGTTGGCTACCAGAGCCTGAGTCATTTCAGCCAGGCCTTCAAAGAACGGTTCGGCATCCTGCCCAAAGAGTTCCTCACCAGCCAGCGCATTCTGATCACCCCCTGA
- a CDS encoding TonB-dependent receptor: MKLFKLGLLVFTYTMLIALPIQAADSEPEQDTNKDLIMEEVTVTASKREGTLKDFPGNISVMDNIFMETRGVNDLGNLMRYTPNIYIKNTSSGSSIVCRGISTIDTSLFSPMGLYVDDVPYPMGYMTNQNLFDVERVEVLRGPQATLYGRNSESGVTNIVLKEPDNEQHNKVLLETGTYRTARLGFASSGPITEDLLFYRIALQGYTTNGYNENILDGDEDVTGEKTFDGRGTLRWTPTRDWDIFLNIDGANRDKGISALRYTDGPNATDRYKVTSNENDKAYEHELGQSAKIKHSWSNVELLSITSHRTFDREHHLDSDRTATALGYSDLDTEMDSWNQEFRLISTDKSALSWLLGLNGRYEAIDAGIDMTHVLPALTSTRSGDSEDVGYAGFGQATYEIVQGLRLTGGLRLDVSHNNGKQTYTPNTGAVSYTKDVDATEWLPMLSLAYDVNPHITAYSTVSKGFLAGGFNFYSATDEDSFAYDAEHVTNYEMGIKTNWLDNTLSFNTTIFYMDITDKQVREEVPGGATGVWKFTNAAETHTAGIELDGRYRPIPELQFIAGFGYADSVVDNWETEVGGTPVDYSGNKVPWAPEFTYNLGVEYTHKSGFFANADLLGTGEQYFDAANELKEDGYQTINLRTGYQTDNIELSVWCSNLFDEAYAVKQVSTAAGYTLQEDGAPRTFGFTINWRF; encoded by the coding sequence ATGAAGCTTTTCAAACTCGGCCTTCTCGTCTTCACGTATACCATGCTTATCGCATTACCGATCCAAGCCGCCGACAGCGAACCGGAACAGGACACCAACAAGGACCTGATCATGGAGGAGGTCACGGTCACCGCCTCCAAGCGTGAGGGAACACTCAAGGACTTCCCCGGCAACATCTCCGTCATGGACAATATCTTCATGGAAACACGCGGGGTGAATGATCTCGGCAACCTGATGCGGTATACGCCCAACATCTATATAAAAAACACCAGCTCGGGCAGCTCCATTGTCTGCCGTGGAATCTCGACAATCGACACCTCCCTGTTCAGCCCCATGGGCCTGTATGTCGACGACGTGCCCTACCCCATGGGATACATGACCAACCAAAACCTGTTCGATGTGGAGAGGGTCGAGGTTTTACGCGGTCCCCAGGCCACCCTCTATGGCCGCAACAGCGAATCAGGCGTCACCAATATCGTACTCAAGGAGCCGGACAACGAACAACACAACAAGGTGTTGCTGGAGACGGGCACCTATCGCACAGCCCGACTGGGCTTCGCCAGCAGCGGCCCCATCACAGAGGACCTTCTTTTCTACAGAATCGCCCTGCAGGGATACACCACCAATGGATACAACGAAAACATCCTTGATGGTGACGAGGATGTAACGGGAGAAAAGACGTTTGACGGGCGCGGCACACTGCGTTGGACACCCACAAGGGACTGGGACATTTTTCTGAATATAGACGGTGCAAACCGCGACAAGGGCATAAGCGCGCTGCGGTACACGGATGGCCCAAACGCCACTGATCGATACAAGGTGACCAGCAACGAAAACGACAAGGCCTATGAACATGAACTCGGCCAGTCCGCAAAGATCAAGCATAGCTGGTCGAACGTCGAGCTGCTCTCAATCACCAGTCATCGCACCTTTGACCGCGAACATCACCTTGACTCGGACAGGACCGCGACAGCCCTGGGATACTCCGATCTCGACACGGAGATGGATAGCTGGAACCAGGAGTTCCGCCTGATTTCCACGGACAAAAGCGCCCTGAGTTGGCTGCTGGGATTAAACGGCCGATACGAAGCCATAGACGCTGGCATCGACATGACACACGTCTTGCCGGCGCTGACCTCAACGCGCTCCGGCGACAGCGAAGACGTGGGTTACGCGGGCTTCGGACAGGCGACATATGAAATTGTCCAGGGCCTGCGACTCACCGGTGGCCTGCGTTTGGACGTGTCGCACAACAACGGAAAACAGACTTACACACCCAACACGGGTGCGGTCTCCTATACCAAGGATGTGGATGCCACAGAGTGGCTGCCCATGCTTTCCCTCGCCTATGACGTCAACCCCCATATAACGGCCTATTCAACTGTATCCAAAGGTTTTCTGGCGGGCGGATTCAACTTCTACTCGGCCACGGATGAAGACAGCTTCGCCTACGACGCCGAACATGTCACCAACTACGAGATGGGCATCAAGACCAACTGGCTGGACAACACACTGAGCTTCAACACAACGATCTTCTACATGGACATCACAGATAAACAGGTTCGCGAGGAGGTTCCAGGTGGCGCGACAGGGGTCTGGAAATTCACCAACGCCGCTGAGACCCACACCGCAGGTATCGAGCTTGATGGACGATACCGCCCCATTCCCGAACTGCAGTTCATTGCAGGCTTCGGCTATGCGGATTCAGTTGTGGACAACTGGGAAACAGAGGTGGGCGGAACGCCAGTGGACTACAGCGGCAACAAAGTGCCGTGGGCGCCGGAGTTCACCTACAATTTAGGCGTTGAATACACCCACAAAAGTGGCTTTTTCGCCAATGCCGACCTTCTGGGTACCGGCGAGCAGTATTTTGACGCAGCCAACGAACTGAAAGAAGACGGATACCAGACCATCAACCTGCGCACAGGCTACCAAACCGACAATATCGAACTTTCCGTATGGTGCAGCAACCTCTTTGACGAAGCCTATGCGGTCAAACAGGTCTCCACCGCAGCCGGATACACACTACAGGAAGACGGCGCTCCCAGAACATTTGGATTCACCATCAATTGGAGGTTCTAA
- a CDS encoding methyltransferase, producing the protein MTKLPHHTAHAGLTPGLVFELMVGPIRMAVLKTALDLEVADILAREHDPKAIANSLNIETDETNLIYFLDAMTALGFAEKQDTQYANTAFAESYLRRNSPTYLGGLVRNLSHMQHHNLDRIPELIRQGPPQVEQQDKLYGEEKWKNSVRHLASYQKADMAQRVADLVASVPEFPTMQRMLDLGCGPGLICMTVVSQHPSMSGVLCDLPSVMEVAREEIASAGLEERISTIDGDYNNVDFGKDYDLIWASHSLYYAKDLDAMFANVYNALSPNGVFMTLHEGLTSERTQPADLVLSRLSLALEGQDVSFEQGEIAAHLSGAGFASVTTEILTLPLGPMDLIVARKQG; encoded by the coding sequence ATGACAAAATTACCACACCACACCGCACACGCAGGCCTCACCCCCGGCCTGGTCTTTGAACTGATGGTCGGCCCCATCCGCATGGCAGTGCTGAAAACAGCGCTGGACCTGGAAGTGGCCGACATTCTGGCCCGGGAACATGATCCCAAGGCCATCGCCAACTCCTTGAACATAGAAACCGACGAGACCAATCTCATCTACTTTCTGGATGCCATGACCGCTCTGGGCTTTGCGGAAAAACAAGACACACAGTATGCCAACACCGCTTTTGCAGAATCCTATCTGCGCAGGAACAGCCCCACCTACCTCGGTGGGCTGGTCCGCAACCTCTCTCACATGCAGCACCACAACCTGGACCGCATCCCGGAACTCATTCGTCAGGGACCTCCGCAGGTGGAGCAGCAGGACAAACTGTACGGAGAGGAAAAATGGAAGAACTCGGTCCGCCACCTCGCCAGCTACCAAAAGGCGGATATGGCCCAACGGGTGGCCGATCTGGTCGCTTCAGTACCGGAATTCCCCACCATGCAGCGTATGCTGGATCTAGGCTGCGGGCCGGGCCTCATATGCATGACCGTGGTTTCGCAACATCCGTCCATGAGCGGTGTGCTGTGCGACCTGCCCTCGGTTATGGAAGTGGCTCGGGAAGAAATCGCGTCCGCCGGTCTGGAAGAAAGAATCAGCACCATTGACGGGGACTACAACAACGTGGACTTCGGCAAAGACTATGACCTGATATGGGCCAGTCACAGCCTGTACTATGCCAAAGATCTCGATGCCATGTTCGCCAACGTGTACAACGCCCTGTCTCCGAACGGCGTCTTCATGACCCTCCACGAGGGGCTCACCAGCGAACGCACCCAACCGGCTGATCTGGTGCTTTCCCGCCTTTCACTTGCCCTGGAGGGACAGGATGTATCCTTTGAACAAGGTGAAATAGCCGCCCACCTATCCGGTGCCGGATTCGCCTCCGTGACGACCGAAATCCTGACACTGCCTCTCGGGCCCATGGATCTGATCGTTGCCCGCAAACAAGGATAA
- a CDS encoding ABC transporter substrate-binding protein: MRTLLLTALFLTFTCPPLVKAAGPLTVSGPPSAESIPLIAMAQPNRPWEQDFEVRFIPWHSPDMLRAMVAGEQVDAAIITTASASTLHNRGVNCRMVLLYDSPVWIVSTTSGPDTLQSLKGTLLFPFGPGEMPELFYKAAMVNTPGGITTRYTGGAIEAVNLLLAGRGDHAMLNEPIASIAVERSKIMHAKGAPLLIKRVNMCRVWERTFPGHHLAASCMSFFGAKADDPELMQAFRKAHEQACLWVEDNPGKARDLVQKKLPALDAYMEAGIYDTVEIHTLNGQQAQEDALFYLKKISEISPAAVGGTLPGEAIFEAKQ, translated from the coding sequence ATGCGCACACTCCTCCTGACCGCCCTGTTCCTGACCTTCACCTGCCCACCCCTCGTTAAGGCTGCCGGTCCTTTGACCGTTTCAGGGCCACCCAGTGCGGAGAGCATCCCCCTGATTGCCATGGCTCAACCCAACCGTCCCTGGGAACAGGACTTTGAGGTACGGTTCATCCCCTGGCACTCACCGGACATGCTCCGGGCCATGGTAGCGGGGGAACAGGTAGACGCTGCCATCATCACCACGGCATCGGCATCCACCCTGCACAACAGAGGCGTCAACTGCCGGATGGTCCTGCTGTATGACTCTCCGGTCTGGATCGTATCAACGACATCCGGGCCGGACACCCTGCAATCGCTGAAAGGGACCCTGCTCTTTCCCTTTGGCCCAGGGGAAATGCCAGAGCTCTTCTACAAAGCCGCAATGGTGAACACCCCCGGCGGCATCACCACCCGCTACACGGGCGGCGCCATAGAGGCGGTCAACCTCCTGCTGGCGGGCAGGGGCGACCATGCCATGCTCAATGAACCAATCGCCTCCATTGCCGTGGAACGCTCAAAGATCATGCACGCAAAAGGCGCCCCCCTGCTGATAAAGCGCGTGAACATGTGCAGGGTCTGGGAACGCACTTTCCCAGGCCATCATCTGGCCGCGAGTTGCATGAGCTTTTTCGGAGCAAAAGCCGACGATCCCGAGCTGATGCAGGCCTTTCGCAAAGCACATGAACAGGCATGTCTATGGGTAGAGGACAATCCGGGCAAGGCCCGTGATCTGGTGCAAAAGAAACTCCCGGCCCTGGACGCATACATGGAAGCGGGCATATACGACACCGTTGAAATACACACGCTCAATGGCCAGCAAGCACAAGAAGATGCGCTATTCTATCTGAAAAAAATCAGTGAAATCTCTCCTGCCGCTGTTGGCGGCACACTGCCGGGTGAAGCCATTTTCGAGGCAAAACAATGA
- a CDS encoding ABC transporter permease codes for MISPNTGKLPPFAFHILGLTLLVLGWELLARHYSGLVIAAPEETLAALFRLSTNTTFLARHLEPTLVRISLGLFFGVGCGAVLGILAGFMEPVRLLLSPARWILTSIPGVIVVVVFMLWFGMGTTMVVCITATMIAPIVYVNTADGMMSVDRNLLEMAKVYRLPLSMRLMRIYAMALAGPLLSGVVLATGNGIRLVVLAEMLGANEGIGHALAISRSNLQTDELYALTLLAMLVIGSVEVLLLRPARKAVQRRRA; via the coding sequence ATGATCAGTCCGAACACCGGCAAACTGCCACCCTTTGCCTTCCATATTCTGGGGCTCACGCTTCTGGTCCTGGGCTGGGAACTGCTGGCCCGACATTATTCCGGGTTGGTCATAGCCGCACCGGAGGAAACACTGGCCGCACTGTTCCGGTTGTCCACAAACACGACGTTTCTGGCCCGGCATTTGGAACCCACGCTGGTACGCATCAGCCTGGGGTTGTTCTTCGGCGTAGGCTGCGGAGCCGTGCTGGGCATACTGGCCGGGTTCATGGAGCCAGTGCGACTGTTGCTCTCCCCTGCACGCTGGATTCTCACGAGTATTCCCGGTGTGATCGTCGTGGTGGTCTTCATGCTCTGGTTCGGCATGGGCACCACTATGGTGGTATGCATCACCGCCACCATGATCGCCCCCATCGTCTACGTGAACACGGCCGACGGCATGATGAGTGTGGACCGCAATCTTCTGGAGATGGCCAAGGTGTATCGCCTGCCCTTGAGTATGCGCCTGATGAGGATATACGCCATGGCGCTGGCCGGCCCGCTCCTGTCCGGGGTGGTCCTCGCGACCGGAAACGGAATCCGCCTGGTAGTGCTGGCGGAAATGCTCGGTGCCAACGAAGGCATAGGGCACGCACTGGCTATCTCGCGAAGCAACCTGCAGACCGATGAACTCTATGCTCTGACTCTGCTGGCCATGTTAGTCATCGGCAGCGTGGAGGTGCTTTTACTGCGCCCGGCCCGCAAGGCCGTGCAAAGGAGGCGGGCATGA